CGGCGAAAAGGAAGGAGGAAGCATGAAGGACGGAATACTGGTGATCGAGGACAACGAACAGAACATGTATCTCATGAGGTTCCTTCTCGAGAAGAACGGGTTTCGCGTCGTGGAGGCGAGGAGCGCCCGGGAAGGGATAGACAAGGCCATGTCCCCGGGGCTTCTTGCCATACTGCTCGACATACAGCTGCCCGACATGGACGGATACGGCGTTGCACGGGAGCTGCGCAGCCATGCGGAGCTCAAGGCCATGCCCATCATAGCGGTGACGTCCTACGCCATGACGGGCGACCGCGAAAAGGCGCTCGAGGCGGGTTGTTCGGGATATATCGAGAAGCCCATCGATCCCGAAACCTTCGTTGATGACATGAAACGCTGTTTTGGCGGCCAGGGGGAGGAGACCACGTGAAGATCCTTATCGCCGACGACAATGCGGACAATCTCTACTACCTGGAGGTCATGCTTAAGGCCGCGGGCCACGAGGTCATGAGCGCTCATAACGGCCGGGAGGCCCTCGACCACCTGTCCGGGACCCGGTGCGACCTCATCATATCCGACATCCTCATGCCAGGAATGGACGGGTTCCAGCTGTGCCGGGAGTGCAGGAAAAGGGAGGACCTCGACGCCGTCCCTTTCATCTTTTACACCGCGACCTACGCCGACGAGAAGGACAGGAAGCTGGGACTCAGCATTGGCGCCGACGCATACCTCATCAAGCCCATGGAGCCCGATGAACTTCTCAGCGTCATCGCCCGGGTGTGCGCGGAAGCGGCCGGGAAGCGCGAGGGCTCTCTTGCGGACGAAGAAGACTATCTGACGGAGCACAACAAGCGACTCATCGCGAAGCTGGAAAAGAAGATGGCCGAGCTCGAGGAAAGCACGCGGGAGCTGAAGCGGCAGGTGGCAGAGAGGCGGCAGGCAGAGGATCTCATCAGGGAGAGCGAGGAGCGTTTCAGGACCATCTTCGACACCGTGAGCGACGCCATCTTCCTGCAGGATATCGATACCGGCCTCATTGTCGACATGAACCGCGTCACCTGCGACATGTTCGGTTATGACCGCGGCGAGCTCAAGAACCTCAGCCTGGACAGGCTTTGTGCCGAAGGTCTTTCCCCCTGCACACCCGGGGAGATGAGGGGGCTGACGGCAAGGGCCAGGGCCGGCGAACCTCAATTTTTCGAGTGGAAGATGCCTGACAGGGAGGGCAGGGGATTCTGGGTCGAGATACTGATGAAACTGGTCCATCTCGGGACTGTGGACAGGATGCTTGTCGTGATACGGAACATCGAGGCCCGCAAGACAGCCGAGGAGGCCTTGAACAACGAAAGGCTC
The nucleotide sequence above comes from Syntrophorhabdus sp.. Encoded proteins:
- a CDS encoding response regulator — its product is MKDGILVIEDNEQNMYLMRFLLEKNGFRVVEARSAREGIDKAMSPGLLAILLDIQLPDMDGYGVARELRSHAELKAMPIIAVTSYAMTGDREKALEAGCSGYIEKPIDPETFVDDMKRCFGGQGEETT